The Megalops cyprinoides isolate fMegCyp1 chromosome 9, fMegCyp1.pri, whole genome shotgun sequence genome has a window encoding:
- the LOC118783008 gene encoding serine-protein kinase ATM-like codes for MEVMRSSQEALLTIVEVLLYDPLFDWTMNPLKAFYLQRQHEEQADLNATPSTTLGGDDLEAHHKPSSDTQSFNKVAERVLLRLQEKLKGVEEGAVLNVSGQVNLLIQQAMDPKNLSRLFPGWQAWV; via the exons ATGGAGGTGATGAGGAGCTCCCAGGAAGCCCTTCTCACTATAGTGGAG GTGCTGCTGTATGATCCACTGTTCGACTGGACCATGAACCCACTGAAGGCCTTCTACCTGCAGCGGCAGCACGAGGAGCAGGCTGACCTCAATGCCACGCCCAGCACCACTCTGGGTGGGGACGACCTGGAGGCCCATCACAAGCCCAG CAGTGACACCCAGAGCTTCAACAAGGTGGCGGAGCGAGTCCTGCTGCGCCTACAGGAGAAGCTGAagggtgtggaggagggggcagtgCTCAACGTGAGCGGCCAGGTCAACCTGCTCATCCAGCAGGCCATGGACCCGAAAAACCTCAGTCGCCTCTTCCCAGGCTGGCAGGCCTGGGTATAG
- the bace2 gene encoding beta-secretase 2, with protein MANSYEMRLILWAFGLLMCSGMSNSLYTIPLRIFTGKFNSSVDLDLSHFKKINTTVNGLSLATDPTGQVNFLDMINNLKGDSGRGYYLEMMIGTPPQKLNILVDTGSSNFAVAAAPHPYITHYFSRDLSSTYMSTGRGVTVRYTQGNWAGELGRDQITIPNGPNATITINVAAILTSEGFFLPGINWQGILGMAYSVLARPDSSVEPFFRSLVRQTGLPDVFSLQMCGAGTPASSVSADPAGGSLILGGIEPTLYKGSVWYTPIKEEWYYQVEILKLEVGEQNLNLDCKEYNADKAIVDSGTTLLRLPENVFGALVEAIIRTSLIQDFSEGFWLGTKLACWVKGETPFRLFPKISIYLRATNASQSFRITILPQLYIQPITDIDDALDCYRFGVSSSSNGLVIGATVMEGFYVIFDRAQKRVGFAVSTCAESRGAPLSAIDGPFAALDVAADCAGVPALREPWLWALSYALMGACALVLLILLLLLAFPCRCRHSASPWEITDESSLVHNRIK; from the exons ATGGCAAACAGTTATGAAATGAGACTCATACTTTGGGCATTCGGGCTTTTGATGTGCTCTGGGATGTCAAATTCTCTATATACAATTCCCCTCAGGATTTTTACTGGAAAGTTCAATTCTTCCGTGGATTTAGACttaagccattttaaaaaaataaataccaccGTAAACGGCCTTTCTCTGGCTACTGATCCAACCGGACAAGTGAACTTTTTGGACATGATCAATAATCTAAAAGGAGACTCAGGTAGAGGGTATTACCTGGAGATGATGATAGGGACTCCACCTCAAAAG CTGAACATCCTGGTGGACACAGGAAGCAGTAACTTTGCAGTTGCGGCGGCCCCTCACCCTTACATCACACACTACTTCAGCAGAGACCT GTCCAGCACATACATGTCCACTGGGAGGGGAGTGACAGTCCGGTACACGCAGGGGAACTGGGCTGGGGAACTGGGCCGGGACCAAATCACTATCCCCAATGGACCCAATGCTACCATAACTATCAACGTCGCTGCCATTCTCACCTCAGAAGGCTTCTTCCTGCCCGGGATCAACTggcagggcattctgggaatgGCGTATTCCGTGCTGGCACGG CCAGACAGCTCGGTGGAGCCATTCTTCAGGTCACTGGTGCGGCAGACGGGCCTCCCAGATGTGTTCTCGCTCCAGATGTGCGGTGCTGGGACGCCAGCCAGCAGCGTCTCGGCTGACCCTGCTGGGGGCAGTCTT ATCCTGGGTGGCATCGAACCAACTCTGTACAAGGGGTCGGTTTGGTACACCcccataaaggaagagtggtACTACCAAGTGGAGATCCTGAAGCTGGAGGTGGGGGAGCAAAACCTTAATCTGGACTGTAAGGAG TACAATGCCGACAAAGCCATTGTGGACAGTGGCACCACTCTTCTGCGGCTCCCAGAGAATGTGTTTGGCGCCCTCGTGGAGGCCATCATCCGCACGTCCCTG ATCCAGGACTTCTCTGAAGGCTTCTGGCTGGGGACCAAGCTGGCCTGCTGGGTCAAAGGAGAGACACCCTTCCGACTGTTCCCCAAAATCTCCATCTACCTGAGGGCAACAAACGCCAGCCAGTCCTTCCGCATCACCATCCTGCCTCAG CTCTacattcagccaatcacagacattGACGACGCCCTGGACTGCTACCGCTTTGGCGTGTCCTCGTCCTCCAACGGGCTGGTGATTGGTGCCACCGTGATGGAGGGCTTCTACGTCATCTTTGACCGTGCCCAGAAGAGGGTCGGCTTCGCCGTGAGCACCTGTGCAG aGAGCAGAGGGGCCCCATTGTCAGCGATTGATGGCCCATTTGCAGCGTTGGACGTGGCGGCGGACTGCGCAGGTGTGCCGGCACTGAGGGAGCCATGGCTGTGGGCTCTGTCCTATGCGCTGATGGGTGCCTGTGCCTTGGTGTTGctcattctgctgctgctgttggcctTCCCTTGCCGCTGCCGCCACAGTGCCAGCCCCTGGGAGATCACTGATGAGTCCTCGCTCGTCCACAACCGTATCAAGTGA
- the LOC118782865 gene encoding transmembrane protease serine 2-like, giving the protein MKAQLSWEADSGPYFINYGFQEGQERPPPFNPAVGLYPSLPHKGSPDIPQYVPQTVHSLQFDPTPQPFTPEKPADTTPEPGPEVKATLSQYPSSSVSSRCMFGVPCGDGRCIKASQWCDGVSNCVAGQDESQCFRLYGSNFILQAYSSQSASWKPVCSNGWDDDYGRVTCAQIGYDSEFCVSNSIVTLRCIDCGTRVTFPGSRIVGGKMAALGTWPWQVSLHVGTQHLCGGSIITPYWIVTAAHCVERYSYPDDWTVYGGYLDQYDMTWSAGNAVSLIVSNAYNSETKNNDIALMKLKEPLTMSNFVKPVCLPNVGLNFAAPRMCWISGWGATRSGGPSSRHLMEAQVPLIDRATCNSLSVYNGEITDTMICAGILQGGVDSCQGDSGGPLVTEEASVWWLVGDTSWGYGCAQRNKPGVYGNATSFLNWIYRQMQKYK; this is encoded by the exons ATGAAAGCGCAGCTCAGCTGGGAG GCGGATTCTGGCCCCTACTTCATAAACTATGGTTTCCAGGAAGGACAGGAGAGACCACCCCCCTTTAACCCTGCGGTGGGGTTGTACCCTTCCCTACCACACAAGGGCTCTCCTGACATACCCCAGTATGTCCCCCAAACTGTCCATAGTCTCCAATTCGACCCTACTCCCCAGCCCTTCACACCGGAGAAGCCAGCTGACACCACACCAGAGCCAGGTCCTGAGGTCAAAG CAACCCTCTCTCAATACCCCTCCTCCTCAGTTTCCTCCAGGTGCATGTTTGGGGTGCCCTGTGGTGATGGTCGCTGCATCAAGGCCTCCCAGTGGTGCGACGGGGTGAGCAACTGCGTGGCAGGGCAGGATGAGTCCCAGTGTT TCCGACTCTATGGCTCCAACTTTATCCTGCAAGCGTACTCAAGTCAGAGCGCATCATGGAAGCCGGTGTGCTCCAATGGATGGGACGACGATTACGGGAGGGTTACATGCGCACAGATCGGATATGACAG CGAGTTCTGTGTGTCTAACAGCATTGTCACGCTGCGCTGCATCG ACTGTGGCACCAGGGTCACCTTTCCAGGGTCACGCATTGTGGGTGGGAAGATGGCTGCCCTGGGGACATGGCCATGGCAGGTCAGCCTGCATGTTGGAACCCAGCACCTCTGTGGCGGGTCCATCATAACCCCCTACTGGATAGTGACAGCAGCGCACTGTGTGGAAAG GTATTCTTACCCGGACGATTGGACAGTGTATGGGGGATACCTCGATCAATATGATATGACCTGGAGTGCTGGCAATGCTGTATCTCTCATCGTCTCCAATGCCTACAACAGTGAAACGAAAAACAACGATATTGCACTCATGAAACTGAAGGAGCCTCTTACAATGTCAA ATTTTGTGAAACCGGTGTGTTTGCCAAACGTGGGTCTGAATTTTGCCGCGCCCCGAATGTGCTGGATTTCAGGCTGGGGGGCCACAAGAAGTGGAG GGCCCTCCTCACGACACCTCATGGAGGCCCAGGTGCCGCTGATTGACAGGGCCACCTGCAATAGCCTGTCGGTGTACAACGGAGAGATCACGGACACTATGATATGCGCCGGCATTTTACAGGGTGGGGTGGATTCCTGCCAG GGTGACAGTGGGGGTCCTCTGGTGACAGAGGAGGCTTCGGTATGGTGGCTGGTAGGGGACACTAGCTGGGGTTATGGCTGTGCCCAGAGGAACAAACCTGGTGTCTACGGCAATGCCACAAGCTTCTTGAACTGGATCTACAGACAAATGCAG aaatataaatga